One Brassica oleracea var. oleracea cultivar TO1000 chromosome C7, BOL, whole genome shotgun sequence genomic window carries:
- the LOC106303119 gene encoding probable NAD(P)H dehydrogenase (quinone) FQR1-like 1, giving the protein MYRHVEKLAQEIRKGAASVSTLLLAFLWSISDNGRIGGEVPGTLQEDLLSKMSAPPKSDAPLITFNDLAEADAFVFGFPTRFSMMAAQFKAFLGATGGLWRTQQLAVSQPEYSRAPGSQGAGQETTAHVSFPN; this is encoded by the exons ATGTACAGACATGTGGAGAAACTAGCACAAGAGATTAGGAAAGGTGCTGCTTCTGTCAGTACTCTCTTACTGGCTTTTCTATGGAGCATATCTGACAATGGCAG AATAGGAGGTGAA GTACCAGGGACGCTCCAAGAAGATCTGCTCTCTAAAATGAGTGCACCACCAAAGAGTGACGCTCCTCTTATCACCTTCAACGACCTTGCCGAGGCTGATGCGTTTGTCTTTGGCTTCCCAACAAGGTTCAGTATGATGGCTGCTCAGTTCAAGGCATTCTTAGGTGCAACTGGTGGCCTATGGAGGACTCAACAACTTGCTGTAAGCCAGCCAGAATATTCTAGAGCACCAGGGTCTCAAGGTGCTGGTCAAGAAACCACCGCGCATGTTTCTTTTCCAAATTAA